In Phyllobacterium zundukense, one DNA window encodes the following:
- a CDS encoding cysteine desulfurase family protein, giving the protein MATNRTYLDYNASAPLIPAARDAVVHALVQTGNPSSVHQEGRATKAILEAARREVAALVNAKPDHVVFTSGATEAASTLLTPHYVMGRAPMRLSRLYVSASEHPCMLAGGQFSAEQIDKVPVGGNGLLDLERLRALLGSHDRSQGLPLVAVQAANNETGVLQPIPAIGALVKEFGGLFVVDAVQAAGRIPLDIATCSADYLILSSHKIGGPKGVGAIVAVSDLVMPKALVRGGGQEKGHRAGTEALPVIAGFGAAARVARERLNSGGWPARTRETIEHSIRAIAPDAIIYGENVERLPNTTMFSLAEMKAETVQIAFDLGGIALSAGSACSSGKVGPSHVLAAMGYGDGTGGLRVSTAPETSEEDITLFLDALKNIVARRDRSKPAAADAA; this is encoded by the coding sequence ATGGCCACCAATCGCACCTATCTGGACTATAATGCAAGTGCGCCGCTGATCCCGGCGGCGCGCGATGCTGTCGTCCATGCCCTTGTGCAGACAGGCAATCCGTCATCCGTTCATCAGGAAGGCCGTGCCACAAAGGCAATTCTTGAAGCAGCGCGCCGCGAAGTGGCTGCCCTCGTCAATGCCAAGCCTGATCATGTGGTCTTTACATCGGGTGCCACCGAGGCAGCTTCAACCCTGCTGACCCCGCATTATGTGATGGGGCGGGCGCCGATGCGCCTGTCGCGGCTCTATGTCAGTGCGAGCGAACACCCTTGCATGCTTGCCGGCGGTCAGTTTTCGGCGGAGCAGATCGATAAAGTGCCAGTGGGTGGCAATGGCTTGCTCGATCTTGAGCGTTTGCGCGCGCTTCTTGGCTCGCATGATCGCAGCCAGGGCCTGCCTCTGGTTGCCGTGCAGGCAGCGAACAATGAAACGGGCGTGTTGCAGCCGATCCCAGCAATCGGCGCGCTCGTGAAGGAGTTTGGCGGGCTGTTCGTGGTTGACGCGGTTCAGGCTGCGGGGCGTATTCCACTTGATATTGCAACATGTTCTGCCGATTATCTCATCCTGTCTTCGCACAAGATTGGCGGACCGAAGGGTGTAGGCGCAATTGTCGCCGTCTCCGATCTTGTGATGCCGAAGGCGCTGGTTCGCGGCGGCGGACAGGAAAAAGGCCATCGCGCCGGCACGGAAGCCTTGCCGGTGATTGCCGGTTTTGGCGCGGCTGCGCGCGTGGCCAGGGAGCGTCTGAATTCCGGTGGCTGGCCGGCACGAACTCGCGAGACGATAGAGCACAGTATTCGCGCGATCGCACCGGACGCCATAATCTACGGCGAAAACGTCGAGCGGCTGCCTAACACCACCATGTTCTCGCTGGCGGAAATGAAGGCGGAAACCGTGCAAATCGCTTTCGATCTCGGCGGAATTGCGCTATCGGCAGGTTCTGCCTGTTCCTCGGGAAAAGTCGGCCCCAGCCATGTGCTGGCAGCGATGGGATATGGCGATGGGACCGGTGGTCTGCGGGTCTCCACGGCGCCGGAAACCAGCGAGGAAGACATCACGCTTTTCCTCGATGCGCTGAAAAATATCGTCGCGCGGCGCGACCGGTCGAAGCCGGCTGCAGCCGATGCGGCGTAG
- a CDS encoding alpha/beta hydrolase, whose protein sequence is MPEVIFNGPAGRLEGRYQPSTEKNAPIAIVLHPHPQFGGTMNNKIVYDLFYMFQQRGFTTLRFNFRGIGRSQGEFDHGSGELSDAAGALDWVQSLHPDSKTCWVAGYSFGAWIGMQLLMRRPEIEGFISVAPQPNTYDFSFLAPCPSSGLILHGDQDKVAPPKDVQGLVDKLKTQKGITITQRTMVGANHFFSGMTDEVIAECSDYLDRRLNGELVEAKPKRLR, encoded by the coding sequence ATGCCTGAAGTAATTTTCAATGGACCAGCGGGACGTCTTGAGGGCCGATATCAGCCTTCGACGGAAAAAAATGCCCCGATTGCGATTGTCCTCCATCCGCACCCGCAGTTTGGCGGGACCATGAACAACAAGATCGTCTACGATCTGTTCTACATGTTCCAGCAGCGCGGTTTTACGACATTGCGATTCAACTTCCGTGGCATTGGCCGCAGCCAGGGTGAGTTCGATCATGGTTCGGGCGAATTGTCGGATGCCGCTGGCGCACTAGACTGGGTGCAGTCGCTGCATCCGGATTCCAAGACCTGCTGGGTCGCCGGCTATTCCTTCGGCGCCTGGATCGGCATGCAGCTGCTGATGCGCCGCCCCGAGATCGAAGGCTTCATCTCCGTCGCTCCACAGCCCAACACCTATGATTTCTCCTTCCTCGCCCCTTGCCCCTCCTCCGGCCTGATCCTTCATGGCGATCAGGACAAGGTCGCACCGCCCAAGGATGTCCAGGGCCTGGTAGACAAGCTGAAGACGCAGAAGGGTATCACCATCACCCAGAGGACGATGGTCGGTGCCAACCACTTCTTCTCCGGCATGACCGACGAAGTCATTGCTGAATGCTCCGACTATCTTGATCGCCGCCTGAATGGCGAATTGGTCGAGGCCAAGCCGAAGCGCCTGCGCTAA
- a CDS encoding anhydro-N-acetylmuramic acid kinase, translating to MSGTSMDGIDIALIETDGDAEVRRGPSDFVPYETAFRRQIEAGLEDAKSIRTRDQRPGLLGAVEKELTKRHGGAVLKFLSDHKIGKNDVDIIGFHGQTVLHRPLESLTVQLGDGKMLADMTGIPVVYDMRANDMIHGGQGAPLVPAYHQAFAARIPAELGKGKPVVFVNIGGISNITIISGGDDPIAFDTGPGNALIDQWVSDKAGIAYDAGGSIASEGQIIANVVTRYLTKPFFDLKPPKSLDRNDFTLADLGDLELADGARTLARVTAEAILKASAYAPEKPSLWIVCGGGRKNTTIMNDLAEGAATTKAKVIVAEDLGFNGDSMEAEAWAYLAVRALDGLPLTWPTTTGCNAPVSGGVLVKPS from the coding sequence ATGAGCGGTACCTCCATGGACGGAATCGACATCGCCCTCATTGAAACCGACGGCGACGCCGAGGTCCGGCGGGGTCCTTCGGACTTCGTGCCGTATGAAACTGCGTTTCGGCGCCAGATCGAAGCCGGTCTTGAGGATGCGAAATCGATCAGGACAAGAGACCAGCGTCCAGGTTTGCTGGGAGCTGTCGAAAAGGAACTGACGAAGCGCCACGGCGGCGCCGTGCTCAAGTTCCTGTCTGATCATAAGATCGGCAAGAATGACGTTGATATTATTGGCTTTCATGGACAGACGGTCCTGCACCGGCCTCTGGAAAGCCTGACCGTTCAGCTTGGCGACGGCAAGATGCTGGCTGATATGACGGGCATTCCGGTCGTCTATGACATGCGGGCCAATGACATGATACATGGCGGGCAGGGCGCGCCCCTCGTGCCGGCTTACCATCAGGCGTTTGCAGCCCGCATTCCCGCCGAACTCGGCAAGGGAAAGCCGGTCGTCTTCGTCAATATCGGCGGCATTTCCAACATCACGATCATTTCAGGTGGTGACGACCCGATCGCTTTCGATACCGGACCGGGCAATGCGCTGATCGACCAATGGGTGTCGGACAAGGCGGGGATCGCCTACGACGCGGGCGGTTCGATCGCCAGCGAGGGCCAGATCATTGCCAATGTTGTTACGCGCTATCTTACGAAACCATTCTTTGACCTCAAACCGCCCAAATCGCTGGACCGCAATGACTTTACCCTTGCAGATCTTGGCGATCTCGAGCTGGCGGACGGAGCGCGGACTCTGGCGCGCGTTACAGCCGAGGCGATCCTCAAGGCCAGTGCCTATGCGCCGGAAAAGCCATCGCTCTGGATCGTTTGCGGCGGCGGACGCAAGAACACGACGATCATGAACGATCTTGCGGAAGGCGCTGCGACCACCAAGGCAAAAGTCATTGTTGCGGAAGATCTGGGGTTCAACGGCGATTCAATGGAAGCCGAAGCCTGGGCCTATCTCGCCGTGCGGGCGCTGGATGGATTGCCGCTGACATGGCCGACTACCACCGGCTGCAACGCCCCCGTGTCCGGGGGCGTGCTCGTAAAGCCTTCTTAG
- the tyrS gene encoding tyrosine--tRNA ligase, producing the protein MSAFKSEFLHTLSTRGFIHQTSDDAGLDALFARETVSAYIGFDPTASSLHAGSLLQIMMLHWMQKTGHRPVALMGGGTGMVGDPSFKDEARKLMTPETIQHNIDGIKRVFSNYLSFGNGPKDALMVNNAEWLLPLNYLEFLRDVGQHFSVNRMLSFDSVKQRLDREQSLSFLEFNYMILQAYDFVELNKRYGLRLQMGGSDQWGNIVNGIDLGHRLGTPQLYALTSPLLTTSSGAKMGKSLNGAVWLNADLLSPYDFWQYWRNTEDADVERFLKLYTTLPLDEITRLASLGGAEINETKKVLATEITALLHGRAAAEEAAETARKTFEEGALATNLPTIEIATGELEAGIGILTLLVKAGLAGSNGEARRHIQGGAVRVNDLGIADEKAKVGTSDVTADGVIKLSLGKKKHILVRPV; encoded by the coding sequence ATGTCTGCCTTCAAATCCGAATTTCTGCACACGCTTTCCACGCGCGGCTTCATCCATCAGACCTCCGACGATGCGGGTCTGGATGCGCTCTTCGCCCGGGAAACCGTGTCAGCCTATATCGGCTTTGATCCGACAGCCTCCAGCTTGCATGCGGGCAGCCTGTTGCAGATCATGATGCTCCATTGGATGCAAAAGACTGGTCATCGTCCGGTCGCCCTGATGGGCGGCGGCACCGGCATGGTTGGCGACCCCTCCTTCAAGGACGAGGCGCGCAAACTGATGACGCCGGAAACCATCCAGCACAATATCGATGGCATCAAGCGGGTTTTCTCGAACTACCTGAGCTTCGGCAATGGTCCGAAAGACGCGCTGATGGTCAACAATGCCGAATGGCTGTTGCCGCTCAACTACCTCGAATTCCTGCGCGATGTCGGTCAGCATTTTTCCGTCAACCGCATGTTGTCCTTCGACTCGGTAAAACAGCGCCTCGATCGTGAGCAGTCGCTGTCCTTCCTCGAATTCAACTATATGATCCTGCAGGCCTATGATTTCGTCGAGCTGAACAAGCGCTATGGATTGCGCTTGCAGATGGGGGGCTCGGATCAATGGGGCAATATCGTCAATGGTATCGACCTTGGCCATCGCCTCGGGACGCCGCAGCTCTACGCCCTCACCTCGCCGCTTCTGACCACCTCGTCGGGCGCCAAGATGGGCAAGTCGTTGAACGGCGCTGTCTGGCTCAACGCCGATCTCCTCAGCCCCTATGATTTCTGGCAATACTGGCGCAACACGGAAGATGCCGACGTCGAGCGCTTCCTCAAGCTCTACACGACATTGCCGCTGGACGAGATTACCCGGCTCGCCTCCCTGGGCGGCGCGGAAATCAACGAGACAAAGAAGGTTCTGGCGACGGAGATCACAGCCTTGCTTCACGGTCGTGCCGCGGCCGAAGAAGCAGCGGAAACCGCGCGCAAAACCTTCGAGGAAGGCGCTTTGGCAACCAATTTGCCGACCATCGAGATCGCCACCGGTGAACTCGAAGCCGGAATCGGGATCCTGACACTTCTCGTCAAGGCAGGCCTTGCCGGATCGAACGGCGAAGCCCGCCGCCACATCCAGGGTGGCGCAGTGCGGGTCAACGACCTCGGCATTGCCGACGAAAAGGCTAAAGTTGGGACGTCCGACGTTACTGCCGACGGCGTCATCAAGCTTTCGCTCGGCAAGAAGAAGCACATTCTGGTCCGGCCGGTCTAG
- a CDS encoding DUF3971 domain-containing protein has product MRFVCGAASSFLILIAVLAGIAFVILRVGVGGEALTQRAQQALKTVLGPEAVATIQSAQISLDKRRHVALEARNVNIADAKRGIEINNVRSVRIGLATLPLLHGNVQVERLELDGAQIKVTSQVPFDFMALVPIDDRGLVDLDGATNAIFAGLESAVSLLDQRETRDITISDTSFDFTIAGAPERLRIVNLDLSEAGGPVSIKGTVEWRGKEIDIAAQAKRSAVGEKIEAFSLAISKIPLVGKFGQAPVPDMDGIKPDGAYLAYANEAEVKLDGIAATASEPSRVRGALNIGEGLVTVGNVDDMDVGTQINFEHVSGTDKIEIKPSNIHFGAFKGVVEGAVGPEPRPADAAVQANPGYRFELITQQAISAPKDSTEPALAFNARVAGRYDPAQKQFDVSQIAVRGNGESELYGQAGATFGKGSPAMTLDLRIPKMPVSHAKQLWPVWVATGARRWVLENLYGGTAKDSRIDVIFAAGRFDGPGKPPPLKPDEVQVDFAIENSRFDIVGDLPPVRNADGKISVRGAYTTINLEKGSSFTPNNREARIVDGTLIIPWGPQRPVLSELDLNLEGDASAVAEIIGFKPINGLKNLPFAPEDIKGNVKTHVLVTFPVTRHSPEGSLKWSADMALSDVSIAKKIDGQTISDADGTLFVTKDEARIDARAQLNGVPAEVKLFEPLGGNTAKREQSVTLQLDDKTRNALFPALDPLLAGPISVDIDKAADGSRLATADLTKAEIKLAQLGWTKGAGVKASAKFALQQDGDNVNIRDLDVSGDTFRLRGDVKVVGGDLTSADFSNVKLNRGDDIAVKVARTKYGYRVDVNGTSFDARPLLNQITDKKQKGADSDSKQRVLVNADIDEVAGFYSENFRNVSLSYEGVGSNVSGLAFNAITKSGQKAIATDSSESGARSISLQSKDAGAVLRFFGFYDKMSGGSISVALDSKGDGPLRGQVDARNFTLVNEPRLAKLVSTSPNGTSLNDAVQKNIDVSTVTFDRGFSQIEKGSNYINLANGVIRGSTIGTTFQGVLSDPQGNMSLTGTFMPAYGLNSMLSDLPILGLFLGNGRDRGLIGITYKLSGPLKQPQITVNPISVIAPGIFRSIFEFQ; this is encoded by the coding sequence GTGCGATTCGTCTGTGGTGCCGCTTCCTCCTTCCTGATTCTGATTGCTGTACTTGCCGGAATCGCCTTCGTGATTCTGCGCGTTGGCGTTGGAGGCGAGGCGTTGACGCAGCGCGCTCAGCAGGCGCTGAAGACGGTCCTTGGCCCGGAAGCCGTCGCGACGATCCAGTCCGCACAGATTTCGCTTGATAAGCGCCGCCACGTCGCCCTCGAAGCCCGAAACGTGAATATTGCCGACGCCAAGCGTGGCATCGAGATCAACAATGTCCGCTCGGTCCGCATCGGTCTGGCGACCCTGCCGCTGCTGCATGGAAATGTGCAGGTAGAGCGGCTCGAACTGGACGGCGCGCAGATCAAGGTGACGTCGCAAGTCCCCTTCGATTTCATGGCTCTCGTGCCCATCGATGACCGCGGCCTGGTCGATCTCGATGGCGCGACAAATGCGATCTTCGCTGGCCTCGAGAGCGCGGTCTCCCTGCTCGACCAGCGCGAGACACGCGACATCACGATTTCAGATACGTCGTTTGATTTCACGATTGCCGGAGCGCCGGAGCGCCTGCGCATCGTCAATCTCGATCTGTCGGAGGCGGGTGGGCCGGTGTCAATTAAGGGCACGGTGGAATGGCGAGGCAAGGAAATCGATATTGCCGCTCAGGCCAAACGTTCGGCAGTTGGCGAAAAAATCGAAGCCTTCTCGCTGGCTATCAGCAAGATCCCGCTGGTCGGCAAGTTTGGCCAGGCACCTGTTCCCGACATGGACGGTATCAAGCCGGACGGAGCATATCTTGCCTATGCTAACGAAGCCGAGGTGAAGCTGGACGGAATCGCCGCGACTGCGTCCGAACCTTCACGTGTACGGGGTGCGCTCAATATAGGTGAGGGGCTGGTTACTGTCGGCAATGTCGACGACATGGACGTCGGGACCCAGATCAATTTCGAACATGTGTCGGGCACCGACAAGATCGAGATCAAGCCGTCCAACATTCATTTCGGCGCTTTCAAGGGTGTCGTCGAGGGTGCGGTAGGGCCGGAGCCACGCCCGGCGGACGCAGCTGTACAGGCCAATCCCGGCTACCGGTTCGAATTGATCACGCAGCAGGCGATTTCGGCGCCGAAGGACTCCACCGAACCGGCACTGGCGTTCAATGCGCGGGTTGCTGGGCGGTATGATCCGGCGCAAAAGCAGTTTGATGTCTCCCAAATCGCCGTGCGCGGCAACGGCGAAAGCGAACTCTACGGCCAGGCCGGTGCGACCTTTGGCAAGGGCTCGCCCGCCATGACCCTGGATTTGCGCATCCCCAAAATGCCGGTTTCCCACGCCAAGCAGCTGTGGCCGGTCTGGGTTGCCACGGGAGCCCGCCGCTGGGTGCTGGAAAATCTCTATGGAGGCACAGCGAAGGATAGCAGGATCGACGTGATTTTTGCTGCCGGGCGTTTCGACGGACCGGGAAAACCGCCGCCGCTGAAACCCGATGAGGTCCAGGTCGATTTTGCGATCGAAAATTCACGCTTCGATATCGTTGGTGATCTGCCGCCTGTTCGCAATGCCGATGGGAAGATCAGCGTGCGCGGCGCCTATACGACCATCAATCTGGAAAAAGGTTCGTCGTTTACCCCGAACAATCGCGAGGCGCGGATTGTTGATGGCACGCTCATCATTCCGTGGGGTCCGCAAAGGCCGGTTCTGTCCGAACTGGACCTCAATCTGGAGGGAGATGCTTCTGCAGTTGCGGAAATCATCGGCTTCAAACCGATCAATGGTCTGAAAAACCTTCCCTTTGCTCCGGAAGACATCAAGGGCAATGTGAAGACCCATGTCCTTGTGACATTCCCGGTTACGCGCCATTCGCCGGAGGGCAGCCTTAAATGGTCGGCCGACATGGCGCTATCCGATGTTTCGATTGCCAAGAAGATCGACGGGCAGACAATCTCCGATGCCGATGGAACACTGTTCGTCACGAAAGACGAGGCGCGCATCGATGCCAGGGCGCAGCTCAATGGCGTACCGGCTGAAGTGAAGCTGTTCGAGCCATTGGGAGGCAATACAGCCAAGCGTGAACAGAGCGTAACGCTCCAGCTCGATGACAAGACCCGCAATGCACTGTTTCCGGCGCTCGATCCGCTGCTTGCCGGTCCGATATCGGTCGATATCGACAAGGCTGCCGACGGCTCGCGGCTCGCCACAGCCGATCTGACAAAGGCCGAAATCAAGCTGGCGCAACTGGGCTGGACCAAGGGGGCCGGGGTCAAGGCGAGCGCCAAATTCGCGCTGCAGCAGGACGGCGACAACGTCAACATCCGAGATCTGGATGTATCCGGCGACACATTTCGTTTGCGTGGCGATGTGAAGGTCGTGGGTGGCGATCTGACCTCCGCTGATTTCAGCAATGTAAAGCTCAATCGCGGCGACGATATCGCCGTGAAGGTCGCCCGGACAAAGTATGGGTATCGTGTCGATGTAAACGGCACATCCTTCGACGCACGCCCTTTGCTCAACCAGATCACCGACAAGAAACAAAAAGGTGCCGATAGCGATAGCAAACAGCGTGTCCTCGTCAATGCGGACATTGACGAGGTGGCGGGGTTCTATTCGGAAAACTTCCGCAATGTTTCGCTGTCCTATGAAGGGGTAGGTTCCAACGTCTCCGGTCTTGCATTCAACGCGATAACGAAATCCGGGCAAAAGGCGATTGCCACGGACAGTTCCGAAAGCGGCGCACGGTCCATCAGCCTCCAGTCAAAAGATGCCGGCGCGGTCCTGCGCTTCTTCGGCTTCTATGACAAGATGTCGGGCGGCAGCATCAGCGTCGCGCTGGATTCCAAGGGCGACGGCCCGTTGCGCGGCCAGGTCGATGCGCGGAACTTCACGCTGGTCAATGAACCCCGTCTTGCCAAGCTCGTTTCCACTTCGCCGAACGGCACAAGCCTGAACGATGCGGTGCAGAAGAATATCGACGTTTCGACAGTCACATTCGATCGCGGTTTCTCGCAGATCGAAAAAGGCTCGAACTACATCAATCTCGCCAATGGCGTCATTCGCGGCTCGACCATCGGCACGACATTCCAGGGCGTACTCAGCGATCCGCAGGGCAATATGTCCCTCACTGGAACATTCATGCCCGCCTATGGCCTCAACAGCATGTTAAGCGATCTACCCATACTTGGACTGTTCCTTGGCAATGGCCGTGATCGCGGGCTGATCGGCATCACTTACAAATTGTCTGGCCCGCTGAAGCAGCCGCAGATCACCGTCAATCCAATCTCGGTGATTGCGCCTGGTATTTTCCGCTCGATCTTCGAGTTTCAGTAG
- the bcp gene encoding thioredoxin-dependent thiol peroxidase: protein MTALDIGSNAPDFTLPRDGGGTITLSGLRGNPVVLYFYPKDNTSGCTQEAIEFSGLKPQFEKLGAKVIGMSPDPVKKHDKFKTKHDLKVELVADEDKAIIESYGLWVEKSMYGRKYMGVERTTFLIDSDGKIAKVWNKVKVPGHAAEVLEATRALQA from the coding sequence ATGACGGCTTTGGATATTGGCAGCAATGCTCCGGACTTCACCTTGCCGCGCGATGGCGGCGGCACGATTACCCTTTCAGGTTTACGCGGAAATCCGGTCGTCCTCTATTTCTATCCCAAGGACAATACCAGCGGCTGCACGCAGGAAGCGATCGAGTTTTCGGGGCTTAAACCGCAATTTGAAAAGCTTGGCGCAAAAGTCATCGGCATGTCGCCGGATCCCGTCAAGAAGCACGACAAGTTCAAGACAAAGCACGACCTGAAGGTTGAGCTGGTTGCCGACGAGGATAAGGCCATCATCGAATCCTACGGGCTCTGGGTCGAGAAGAGCATGTATGGCCGTAAATATATGGGCGTGGAGCGGACAACCTTCCTGATCGATTCGGACGGCAAGATCGCGAAAGTCTGGAACAAGGTCAAAGTTCCGGGTCATGCGGCCGAGGTACTCGAAGCAACCAGGGCTCTGCAGGCATAA
- a CDS encoding M23 family metallopeptidase: MKKIKNPSIFGATKEPHTIIIARGETIRHFTVRPWAALLGGTLALGLAGSYLLATSYLVFRDDLISGSVARQARLQQAYEDRIAALRTQLDRVTSRQLLDQKMMDGKVAELIQRQKALSERHDKLAPVIERAARGGTAVPAEAGADLVMDRDGQDVVNSDDADGFYGIDPIITGPTTSTRKPAPRDDKAKTSVDKAELLDSVDHSLNAIETRQTKQIQMLSNTAYESADKIMEALAATGVKPVLDDDKSGAGGPLLLASTSPAAGFDTKLVDLDEALARLEGAKALAKAVPIANPAPGMPVSSPFGVRKDPLLGMMAFHSGMDFRAISGSSVLATANGTVTAADYTGGYGNMVEVDHGNGLSTRYGHMSQILVSVGQHVKSGDVLGKVGSTGRSTGPHLHYEVRKNGNAINPASYLTIGRQIAAEL, from the coding sequence ATGAAGAAGATCAAAAATCCCAGCATCTTCGGCGCCACGAAAGAGCCCCACACGATCATCATCGCGCGGGGCGAAACCATCCGTCATTTCACTGTCAGGCCTTGGGCGGCGCTTCTTGGCGGCACCCTCGCTCTTGGCCTCGCCGGCAGCTATCTCCTCGCAACGTCCTATCTCGTCTTCCGCGACGACCTCATAAGCGGCAGTGTCGCGCGGCAGGCCCGCCTGCAGCAGGCCTACGAGGACCGCATCGCGGCACTGCGCACGCAACTTGACCGCGTCACGAGCCGGCAGTTGCTCGATCAGAAAATGATGGATGGCAAAGTCGCCGAACTCATTCAACGGCAGAAAGCACTGAGCGAACGGCATGACAAGCTTGCGCCAGTGATCGAACGTGCAGCGCGCGGCGGAACCGCTGTGCCGGCAGAAGCGGGCGCCGACCTCGTCATGGATCGCGACGGCCAGGACGTGGTGAACTCAGACGATGCGGATGGCTTCTATGGCATAGATCCGATCATAACAGGACCGACGACTTCAACACGCAAGCCCGCGCCGCGCGATGACAAGGCAAAGACCAGCGTCGATAAGGCCGAACTCCTGGATTCTGTCGACCATTCCCTGAACGCCATTGAAACTCGGCAAACCAAACAGATACAGATGCTGTCGAACACCGCCTATGAAAGCGCCGACAAGATCATGGAAGCGCTGGCAGCAACCGGCGTCAAACCGGTTCTGGACGATGATAAGTCGGGCGCCGGCGGCCCATTGCTTCTGGCTAGCACAAGTCCCGCCGCCGGATTTGACACGAAGCTTGTTGATCTTGATGAGGCTCTTGCGCGACTTGAGGGGGCCAAGGCTCTCGCGAAGGCCGTTCCGATCGCCAATCCAGCCCCCGGCATGCCGGTCTCGAGCCCCTTTGGCGTGCGAAAAGACCCGCTTCTCGGGATGATGGCCTTTCATTCAGGCATGGATTTTCGCGCCATTTCCGGAAGCTCCGTACTGGCCACAGCCAATGGAACGGTGACGGCAGCCGACTACACCGGCGGCTACGGCAATATGGTCGAGGTGGACCACGGCAACGGCCTGTCCACGCGCTATGGCCATATGAGCCAAATCCTCGTGAGTGTCGGCCAGCATGTCAAATCGGGCGATGTTCTCGGTAAGGTCGGCAGTACCGGCCGTTCCACCGGCCCTCACCTGCATTATGAGGTTCGCAAGAACGGCAACGCAATCAACCCGGCAAGCTATTTGACCATTGGCCGGCAAATTGCGGCGGAACTTTAG